A window of the Xenopus laevis strain J_2021 chromosome 9_10L, Xenopus_laevis_v10.1, whole genome shotgun sequence genome harbors these coding sequences:
- the eef1a2.L gene encoding elongation factor 1-alpha 2, producing the protein MGKEKTHINIVVIGHVDSGKSTTTGHLIYKCGGIDKRTIEKFEKEAAEMGKGSFKYAWVLDKLKAERERGITIDISLWKFETNKYYITIIDAPGHRDFIKNMITGTSQADCAVLIVAAGVGEFEAGISKNGQTREHALLAYTLGVKQLIVGINKMDSTEPPYSEKRYDEIVKEVSAYIKKIGYNPATVPFVPISGWHGDNMLEPSPNMPWFKGWKVERKEGNASGVSLLEALDTILPPSRPTDKPLRLPLQDVYKIGGIGTVPVGRVETGILKPGMVVTFAPVNITTEVKSVEMHHEALSEALPGDNVGFNVKNVSVKDIRRGNVCGDSKSDPPQEAAGFTSQVIILNHPGQISAGYSPVIDCHTAHIACKFAELKEKIDRRSGKKLEDNPKSLKSGDAAIVEMIPGKPMCVESFSQYPPLGRFAVRDMRQTVAVGVIKNVEKKSGGAGKVTKSAQKAQKAGK; encoded by the exons ATGGGGAAAGAGAAGACACACATCAACATCGTGGTCATTGGCCACGTGGACTCTGGCAAGTCCACGACCACTGGCCACCTGATCTACAAGTGTGGAGGCATCGACAAAAGGACGATAGAGAAGTTTGAGAAGGAAGCAGCTGAG ATGGGAAAAGGTTCCTTTAAGTACGCTTGGGTTTTGGACAAACTGAAGGCTGAGAGGGAGCGAGGAATCACCATTGATATCTCCCTGTGGAAGTTTGAGACAAACAAATATTATATCACCATCATTGATGCACCAGGACATAGAGACTTTATCAAGAATATGATCACTGGAACCTCTCAG GCAGACTGTGCAGTGCTGATAGTGGCCGCTGGAGTGGGTGAGTTTGAAGCTGGCATCTCCAAGAATGGACAGACTCGTGAACATGCCCTCCTGGCTTACACACTTGGAGTCAAACAGCTCATCGTGGGAATCAATAAAATGGACTCCACTGAGCCTCCCTACAGTGAGAAACGTTATGATGAGATTGTCAAGGAGGTCAGCGCCTACATCAAGAAGATTGGTTACAACCCAGCTACTGTCCCCTTCGTACCTATTTCTGGCTGGCATGGAGATAACATGTTGGAACCCTCTCCCAAT ATGCCATGGTTCAAGGGATGGAAAGTGGAGAGGAAGGAAGGCAATGCCAGTGGAGTTTCCCTGCTTGAGGCTTTGGACACCATCCTTCCTCCATCTCGCCCAACAGACAAACCTCTCCGTCTTCCCCTGCAAGATGTCTATAAAATTGGAG GTATCGGCACTGTTCCAGTAGGTCGAGTAGAGACTGGCATTCTAAAGCCAGGCATGGTGGTGACctttgctccagtcaatatcacAACTGAGGTAAAGTCTGTTGAGATGCATCATGAGGCTCTGAGTGAGGCTCTGCCTGGGGATAATGTTGGCTTCAATGTCAAGAATGTGTCGGTCAAGGACATTCGCAGAGGCAATGTTTGTGGAGACAGCAAGAGTGACCCTCCCCAAGAAGCTGCAGGTTTCACTTCTCAG GTGATCATCTTGAACCACCCTGGTCAGATAAGTGCTGGATATTCCCCAGTCATTGACTGCCATACTGCACATATCGCCTGTAAGTTTGCAGAGCTCAAAGAGAAGATTGATCGCCGATCTGGCAAGAAGCTTGAGGACAACCCCAAGTCCCTGAAATCTGGAGATGCTGCCATTGTGGAGATGATTCCTGGGAAGCCTATGTGTGTGGAGAGCTTCTCCCAGTACCCACCTCTTG GGCGCTTTGCTGTGAGAGATATGAGGCAGACTGTAGCGGTGGGAGTCATTAAGAACGTGGAGAAGAAAAGCGGAGGAGCCGGCAAGGTGACCAAGTCTGCACAGAAAGCCCAGAAGGCTGGAAAATGA